Proteins from a genomic interval of Zingiber officinale cultivar Zhangliang chromosome 1B, Zo_v1.1, whole genome shotgun sequence:
- the LOC121976418 gene encoding uncharacterized protein LOC121976418 — translation MAAKAGDAPPVSAATPIDPPDPRPDSEARRVLEEERRIERNEEAADSEDCPRESKRRRTCPTALETAASSAVAAAAVEEEGQSSGAVRGEFSFFFDAKGQSPIETTPKFGTFRFLEADRATEEAAAAVGKEEEEEEEVRADEGRTGGS, via the coding sequence aTGGCGGCTAAAGCGGGGGACGCGCCACCGGTCTCCGCCGCCACTCCGATCGATCCCCCAGATCCCCGCCCAGATTCGGAGGCGCGACGCGTCCTCGAAGAGGAGAGAAGGATCGAGAGGAATGAGGAGGCCGCGGATAGCGAAGACTGCCCTAGAGAATCGAAGCGGCGGCGGACCTGCCCGACGGCGCTCGAGACAGCGGCCTCGTCCGCGGTGGCTGCGGCAGCGGTGGAGGAGGAGGGTCAGTCGAGCGGGGCGGTCCGAGGCGAGTTCTCATTCTTCTTCGACGCGAAGGGGCAGTCGCCGATCGAGACGACGCCCAAGTTCGGAACTTTCCGGTTCCTGGAGGCGGATCGGGCGAcggaggaggcggcggcggcggttgggaaggaggaggaggaggaggaggaggtgaggGCCGATGAGGGGCGAACGGGGGGGAGCTGA
- the LOC121976400 gene encoding probable beta-1,4-xylosyltransferase IRX10 has protein sequence MEKGIWVFAILVFCCLVSEIDGVGVEQNRQVLRFRGSASEAFEDDPVGRLKVFVYELPSKYNVDRLKKDPRCLTHMFAAEIFMHRFLLSSPVRTLVPEEADWFYVPVYPTCDLTKQGLPLPFQSPRMMRSAVQLVASEWPYWNRTEGADHFFVVPHDFGACFHYQGEIAIKRGILPLLRRATLVQTFGQKNHVCLKEGSIVIPPYASAKRMHAHLLPPDIPRSIFIYFRGLLHDSVNDPEGCYYARGVRTSLWLNFKNNPIFDISTEHPSTYYEDMQRAVFCLCPLGWAPWSPRLVEAVVFGCIPVIIADDIVLPFADTIPWTDIAVFVAEKDIVKLDTILTSMPSEDILRKQRLIANPLIKLSLSFSQPSLPGDAFHQVLNGLARKLPHGSSVYLEPGEKVLDWSAGPVEDTYPWSQ, from the exons ATGGAGAAGGGGATCTGGGTCTTTGCGATTCTCGTTTTCTGCTGCTTAGTCTCGGAAATTGACGGCGTGGGTGTGGAGCAGAATCGGCAAGTGCTTCGATTTCGAG GAAGTGCGAGTGAGGCGTTCGAGGACGACCCTGTTGGAAGATTGAAGGTGTTTGTCTACGAATTGCCTAGCAAGTACAACGTGGACAGGCTAAAGAAGGACCCTAGATGCCTGACTCACATGTTTGCTGCAGAGATTTTCATGCACCGGTTCTTGTTATCGAGTCCTGTTCGAACACTTGTTCCCGAGGAAGCAGATTGGTTTTATGTCCCAGTTTACCCAACCTGTGACTTGACTAAGCAAGGCCTTCCTCTGCCCTTTCAATCTCCAAGAATGATGAGGAGCGCGGTGCAGCTAGTTGCCTCGGAATGGCCTTACTGGAACAGAACAGAAGGAGCAGATCACTTCTTCGTTGTCCCACATGATTTTGGGGCATGTTTCCATTACCAG GGAGAAATTGCGATCAAGCGTGGAATACTCCCTTTGCTGCGACGTGCTACGTTGGTTCAAACTTTTGGACAGAAGAACCATGTCTGCTTGAAGGAAGGATCAATTGTCATTCCTCCATATGCCTCCGCTAAGAGAATGCACGCGCATTTGCTTCCTCCGGACATTCCCCGCTCCATCTTCATTTACTTTCGCGGCCTGCTTCACGACAGTGTGAATGATCCCGAGGGGTGTTACTATGCGAG GGGCGTTCGAACATCGTTATGGTTGAACTTCAAGAACAACCCCATCTTTGACATCTCGACCGAGCATCCATCGACTTACTACGAAGACATGCAACGCGCAGTCTTTTGCCTGTGCCCCTTGGGTTGGGCACCCTGGAGTCCGAGATTGGTGGAGGCAGTGGTGTTTGGCTGCATTCCCGTGATCATAGCCGACGACATCGTGCTGCCTTTCGCTGACACAATTCCGTGGACGGATATTGCAGTATTTGTAGCCGAGAAGGATATCGTAAAGTTGGATACGATACTGACTTCAATGCCATCAGAGGATATACTGAGGAAACAGAGATTGATCGCGAATCCTTTGATTAAGCTGTCTCTGTCTTTCTCACAGCCTTCGCTACCAGGAGATGCTTTCCATCAGGTGCTGAATGGTCTTGCCCGGAAACTTCCGCATGGAAGCAGTGTTTACTTAGAGCCTGGGGAAAAGGTTTTGGACTGGAGTGCAGGTCCAGTGGAGGACACTTATCCTTGGAGCCAGTAG
- the LOC121976409 gene encoding calcium-binding protein CBP-like, producing MPFASERAIVGELRVHTRQAHAVSHLPNPNNSYCKIRGVSVDSSAIWFQMAGYPPGSGYPPYGAPPAGQPYAYGSPYGAPPPPHGSSAPSAPPAGAKPPKEGKAQSYGQPGYYGHSALPVASAPPHPYPAPYGADPFASLLPSVFPPGTDPNLVACFQAADRDGSGIIDDKELQQALSSYNQSFSMRTVHLLMYLFTSTNVRKIGPKEFASVFYSLQSWRAIFERFDRDRSGRIDTTELREALLSLGFSVSPSILDLLVSKFDKSGGKSKAIEYDNFIECCLTVKGLTEKFKEKDTKYSGSATFTYESFMLTVLPFLIA from the exons ATGCCTTTCGCCAGTG AACGAGCGATCGTAGGAGAGCTACGTGTCCACACTCGACAGGCGCACGCGGTTTCCCATCTACCGAACCCGAACAACTCGTATTGCAAAATACGCGGAGTCTCCGTCGACTCATCGGCGATCTGGTTCCAGATGGCTGGCTATCCTCCCGGCTCCGGTTACCCTCCTTACGGCGCTCCTCCGGCGGGACAACCCTACGCCTACGGCAGCCCTTACGGCGCCCCCCCGCCTCCCCACGGATCCTCCGCACCTTCAGCGCCTCCGGCGGGCGCGAAGCCGCCTAAGGAGGGCAAGGCCCAGAGCTACGGACAGCCCGGGTACTACGGCCACTCCGCTCTCCCGGTAGCGTCCGCCCCGCCTCATCCTTATCCGGCACCGTATGGCGCCGACCCGTTTGCGTCGCTCCTTCCGTCGGTGTTTCCGCCGGGGACGGACCCCAACTTGGTGGCGTGCTTTCAGGCCGCGGATCGCGACGGAAGCGGGATCATCGATGATAAGGAGCTGCAGCAGGCGCTTTCGTCCTACAACCAGAGCTTCAGCATGAGGACCGTCCATCTCCTTATGTACTTATTCACCTCCACCAACGTCCGGAAGATCG GGCCAAAAGAGTTCGCATCTGTCTTCTACAGCCTTCAGAGCTGGAGG gCTATCTTTGAGAGGTTCGATCGTGACCGCAGTGGCAGGATTGACACTACAGAGCTCCGTGAAGCCCTTCTGAGTCTGGGCTTCTCTGTTTCCCCATCAATTCTCGATTTGCTCGTTTCCAAGTTTGACAAATCCGGAGGCAAAAGCAAAGCCATTGAATATGACAACTTCATCGA GTGCTGTCTCACAGTTAAG GGCTTGACAGAGAAATTCAAGGAGAAGGACACCAAGTATTCAGGTTCAGCAACTTTCACTTATGAATCTTTCATGTTAACCGTGTTGCCCTTTCTCATTGCGTAA